One genomic window of Medicago truncatula cultivar Jemalong A17 chromosome 1, MtrunA17r5.0-ANR, whole genome shotgun sequence includes the following:
- the LOC11420385 gene encoding (S)-8-oxocitronellyl enol synthase ISY1, translating to MNWWLARATGDHPGKITKFKEAPRNVQNVALIIGVTGIVGNSLAEILPLKDTPVGPWKVYGVARRPRPMWNVDNPVHYIQCDVSNQNDVELKLSPLTDVTHIFYVSWTSRPTEAQNCEVNGAMLRNVLQALIPNAPNLSHVSLQTGAKHYVGPFEIIGKIKPHESPFTEDVPRLDTPNFYYTLEDILFEEVGKKKGTTWFINRPQVIFGFSPYSMMNLIGTLCVYAAICKHEGLPLRFPGSKGAWECYSTASDANLISEQHIWGAVDPNAKNEAFNCSNGDVFRWKHLWKVLAERFEIDDYGFEEGSELRLSDLMKDKGGVWEEIVRENELLYTKLEEVGDWWFADFMFRVEGVLDSMNKSKEHGFLGFRNSKNSFISWIDKTKAYKIVP from the exons atgaactgGTGGTTGGCTAGAGCAACTGGTGATCATCCTGGCAAG ATCACAAAATTCAAGGAAGCACCACGAAACGTCCAAAATGTAGCATTGATTATAGGCGTAACAGGAATTGTGGGAAATAGTCTAGCAGAGATCCTACCTCTAAAAGACACACCAGTTGGACCATGGAAGGTTTATGGCGTGGCTCGCCGTCCACGACCAATGTGGAATGTTGATAACCCTGTTCACTATATTCAGTGTGATGTCTCCAATCAAAACGATGTTGAATTGAAGCTATCCCCTTTAACAGACGTGACCCATATATTCTATGTCTCGTGGACCAGCAGACCCACGGAGGCTCAAAATTGTGAGGTGAATGGTGCCATGTTGAGGAACGTCCTTCAAGCCCTAATCCCAAATGCTCCAAATCTTTCCCATGTGTCTCTTCAGACTGGTGCCAAGCACTATGTAGGACCCTTCGAAATCATCGGTAAGATCAAACCTCATGAGTCCCCCTTCACAGAGGATGTGCCACGCCTCGACACACCCAATTTCTATTACACATTAGAGGATATCTTGTTCGAAGAG GTGGGTAAGAAAAAAGGAACGACATGGTTCATTAATCGACCACAAGTTATCTTTGGATTTTCACCTTACAGCATGATGAACCTCATTGGCACGCTTTGTGTTTACGCTGCAATTTGCAAGCATGAGGGTCTTCCATTAAGGTTTCCTGGCTCAAAAGGTGCATGGGAATGTTATTCAACAGCTTCAGATGCTAATTTAATATCCGAACAACATATTTGGGGTGCAGTGGATCCTAATGCAAAGAATGAAGCATTCAACTGCAGCAATGGCGATGTTTTCAGGTGGAAACATTTGTGGAAGGTGTTAGCAGAACGGTTTGAGATCGATGATTATGGATTTGAGGAGGGGTCGGAGTTGAGGTTATCGGATTTGATGAAGGATAAGGGTGGTGTGTGGGAAGAGATTGTGAGGGAGAATGAATTGTTGTACACCAAGCTTGAAGAAGTTGGAGATTGGTGGTTTGCAGATTTTATGTTTAGAGTGGAGGGTGTGTTGGATAGTATGAACAAGTCTAAGGAACATGGATTCTTAGGATTTAGGAATTCTAAGAATTCGTTCATTAGTTGGATTGATAAGACAAAAGCTTACAAGATTGTGCCATGA
- the LOC11420386 gene encoding uncharacterized protein: MERKQGFFSSLKDEVVRGLSPARSRAKSPARSASPMSGLLRRRRKNQGVPPELFMTRSGSLRPLEALSPLKEGPDGTDGEDVGNREGKWGHWMKGQLARAPSVSSSSSACKKSDLRLLLGVLGAPLAPVHVCTTDPFPHLSIKDIPIETSSAQYILQQYIASSGGLKIQNSINNAYAMGKVRMIASEFETANKVTRNRNSSKAAESGGFVLWQMNPDMWYVELALGGSKVHAGCNGKLVWRHTPWLGAHAAKGPVRPLRRALQGLDPRTTASMFINARCIGEKKINEEDCFILKLCADPSTLKARSEGPAEIIRHVLFGYFSQKTGLLVHLEDSHLTRIQNNGGDAVYWETTINSFLDDYRPVEGIMIAHSGRSVVTLFRFGETALSHTKTRMEEAWTIEEVAFNVPGLSIDCFIPPSELRFASISEASELPHGQRVKSAAAAAAYQAKVAQFQKSHESNTNNINWTVDV; encoded by the exons ATGGAGCGAAAACAAGGTTTCTTTTCATCCCTCAAAGACGAAGTAGTAAGAGGACTTTCACCGGCGAGGTCACGTGCAAAATCTCCGGCGAGAAGTGCTTCTCCGATGTCAGGACTTCTCCGTCGCCGGAGAAAAAACCAAGGTGTTCCGCCAGAGTTGTTTATGACGAGATCGGGAAGTTTAAGACCGTTAGAAGCTTTATCACCGTTGAAAGAAGGTCCTGATGGAACCGACGGTGAAGATGTTGGAAACAGAGAAGGAAAATGGGGTCATTGGATGAAGGGTCAATTAGCTAGAGCACCTTCagtttcatcatcttcttcagcaTGCAAAAAATCTGATCTGAGATTACTTCTTGGTGTTTTGGGTGCTCCTCTTGCACCTGTTCATGTTTGTACTACTGATCCTTTTCCTCATCTCAGCATCAAAGACATTCCCATT GAAACTTCTTCTGCTCAGTACATACTGCAGCAATACATTGCCTCTTCGGGTGGTCTGAAGattcaaaattcaattaacaatgCTTATGCCATGGGAAAGGTGAGGATGATAGCCTCTGAGTTTGAGACTGCCAACAAAGTCACGCGTAACCGGAATTCCTCCAAAGCTGCAGAGTCTGGTGGATTTGTCTTGTGGCAGATGAATCCGGATATGTGGTATGTGGAGCTTGCTCTTGGTGGCAGTAAAGTTCATGCTGGTTGCAATGGGAAGCTTGTGTGGCGCCACACACCTTGGCTTGGTGCACATGCTGCAAAAGGGCCGGTGAGGCCTCTTCGACGCGCGCTTCAG GGTCTTGACCCAAGAACAACTGCTAGCATGTTTATCAATGCAAGATGCATTGGGGAGAAGAAGATAAATGAAGAGGATTGTTTCATCCTCAAGCTTTGTGCAGATCCATCGACATTAAAAGCCAGGAGCGAAGGTCCAGCAGAGATCATAAGGCACGTTTTGTTCGGATACTTTAGTCAGAAAACAGGACTTCTTGTTCACTTGGAAGATTCCCATTTGACCCGTATTCAGAACAATGGAGGCGATGCAGTTTATTGGGAGACCACGATAAATTCATTTCTTGACGACTACAGACCTGTTGAAGGGATTATGATTGCTCACTCAGGTCGATCTGTAGTGACACTATTCAGGTTTGGAGAAACAGCATTGAGCCATACTAAAACTAGGATGGAAGAAGCATGGACGATTGAGGAGGTTGCGTTTAATGTCCCCGGCCTTTCCATAGACTGTTTCATTCCTCCATCAGAGCTTCGATTTGCTTCTATAAGTGAAGCTTCTGAGCTTCCTCACGGTCAGAGGGTAAAGAGCGCCGCGGCTGCTGCTGCATACCAGGCCAAAGTTGCGCAGTTCCAAAAATCACATGAAAGCAATACGAATAACATTAACTGGACAGTGGATGTTTAG